A genomic stretch from Neodiprion fabricii isolate iyNeoFabr1 chromosome 3, iyNeoFabr1.1, whole genome shotgun sequence includes:
- the LOC124177740 gene encoding zinc finger protein 726-like — translation MDIKYKLRIIYNIGLQYGMKFQYSGNQYPCSDCGKSYSWKSSMERHRREGCGKQQSVKYAKRDPKRVNYDAPFRCYKCGKQYTWADSLTRHLREGCGKLPKYCCRLCGRKFKRKDYLQRHEVTVHKFEIEII, via the exons ATGGATATCAAGTataaattacgtataatttataacattG GTCTGCAGTATGGAATGAAATTCCAATACTCTGGGAATCAGTACCCATGCAGTGATTGTGGAAAATCGTACTCCTGGAAATCATCCATGGAACGACATCGTCGCGAGGGATGTGGAAAGCAGCAATCAGTCAAAT ACGCTAAAAGAGATCCCAAACGTGTGAACTATGATGCACCATTTCGTTGCTATAAATGTGGGAAACAATATACATGGGCGGATTCTCTAACTCGGCATCTACGAGAAGGATGTGGAAAGTTGCCAAAATATTGTTGCCGACTTTGCGGTAGAAAATTCAAGCGAAAGGACTATCTCCAGCGTCACGAAGTCACTgttcataaatttgaaattgaaataatttaa